From a single Halobellus ruber genomic region:
- a CDS encoding cob(I)yrinic acid a,c-diamide adenosyltransferase — MKIYTGRGDEGMTDLRDMSRVSKTSARIEAYGTVDEANALIGTARPTGYDDVDGTLASIQNQLHIVQADFANPDPDEDDPEVTAAHVESLEDAIDEAEAELDPLESFILPGGSDAGATLHHARAVARRAERRAVALAADEPVNEEAIRYLNRLSDGLFVLARLVNARDEVPEESPTY, encoded by the coding sequence ATGAAGATCTACACCGGCCGCGGCGACGAGGGAATGACCGACCTCCGGGATATGTCGCGGGTCTCGAAGACCAGCGCCCGGATCGAGGCGTACGGCACCGTCGACGAGGCGAACGCGCTGATCGGGACCGCGCGCCCGACGGGCTACGACGACGTCGACGGGACGCTCGCATCGATCCAGAACCAGCTCCACATCGTCCAGGCCGACTTCGCGAACCCCGATCCCGACGAGGACGACCCCGAAGTGACGGCGGCTCACGTCGAGAGCTTGGAGGACGCGATCGACGAGGCGGAGGCCGAACTCGACCCCCTGGAGTCGTTCATCCTCCCGGGCGGCAGCGACGCCGGCGCGACCCTGCACCACGCCCGCGCGGTGGCCCGGCGTGCGGAGCGCCGCGCGGTCGCGTTGGCGGCCGACGAGCCGGTGAACGAGGAGGCGATCCGGTATCTCAACCGGCTCTCCGACGGGCTGTTCGTCCTCGCGCGGCTGGTGAACGCCCGCGACGAGGTTCCCGAGGAGTCGCCGACGTACTGA
- a CDS encoding DUF5817 domain-containing protein, with translation MYAVVGCSECDHLWLLSDPRAAETATCPRCGRTHRTKKLRRLAEDEDREAARQARAALLAKRGGNSEAFAETAHVAEMESRIDDSGVDDREYLEGSGLDADAVASAGERAPSRSESRSRDEVVRDAIREQEAPTAVDVTAYAESHGVPGAKAEELLERLARRGEVAESNGTYRLL, from the coding sequence ATGTACGCCGTCGTCGGCTGTTCGGAGTGCGACCACCTCTGGCTGCTCTCGGACCCCCGAGCCGCGGAGACGGCCACGTGCCCGCGGTGCGGCCGGACCCACCGGACGAAGAAGCTCCGCCGGCTGGCCGAAGACGAGGACCGCGAGGCCGCCCGGCAGGCCCGGGCGGCGCTGCTCGCAAAGCGCGGCGGCAACAGCGAGGCGTTCGCCGAGACCGCCCACGTCGCGGAGATGGAGTCACGGATCGACGACAGCGGCGTCGACGACCGGGAGTACCTCGAAGGCTCGGGGCTGGACGCCGACGCGGTCGCGTCGGCGGGCGAGCGGGCCCCGTCGCGATCGGAGTCACGCAGCCGCGACGAGGTCGTCCGCGACGCCATCCGGGAGCAGGAGGCGCCGACGGCCGTGGACGTCACCGCCTACGCCGAGTCCCACGGCGTTCCCGGCGCGAAGGCCGAGGAACTGCTTGAGAGGCTGGCCCGGCGCGGGGAGGTCGCCGAGTCGAACGGGACCTACCGGCTGCTATGA
- a CDS encoding DsbA family oxidoreductase, whose amino-acid sequence MSNTPDASAGSDESTGTITVYSDYVCPFCYLGRRSLETYQSGRETELEIDWRPFDLRAGKRNPDGTIDHDADDGKGEAYYERAKENVRRLQEEYGADGMELDLATDVDSLPAQLVSVAVRDTYGYDTWLDFDEAVFEALWHDGRDVGDEDVLADLAADVGVDPGDVREALADEGRRDAIREQFRAAQSAGISGVPTFVVDGHAARGAVPPEQLERLVEGT is encoded by the coding sequence ATGAGCAACACACCCGACGCATCAGCCGGGAGCGACGAGTCGACGGGGACGATCACGGTCTACTCGGACTACGTCTGTCCGTTCTGCTACCTCGGCCGGCGGTCGCTCGAAACCTACCAGTCCGGCCGCGAGACCGAACTGGAGATCGACTGGCGGCCGTTCGACCTGCGGGCGGGCAAGCGGAACCCAGACGGCACGATCGACCACGACGCCGACGACGGCAAAGGCGAGGCGTACTACGAGCGCGCAAAGGAGAACGTCCGCCGACTGCAGGAGGAGTACGGCGCCGACGGGATGGAACTCGACCTCGCGACCGACGTCGATTCGCTGCCCGCACAGCTCGTCTCCGTCGCGGTTCGGGACACGTACGGCTACGACACGTGGCTCGACTTCGACGAGGCCGTCTTCGAGGCCCTGTGGCACGACGGCCGCGACGTCGGCGACGAGGACGTGCTGGCGGACCTGGCGGCAGATGTGGGCGTCGACCCCGGCGATGTCCGCGAGGCCCTCGCCGACGAAGGGCGCCGGGACGCGATCCGCGAGCAGTTCCGGGCGGCACAGTCGGCGGGGATCAGCGGCGTGCCGACGTTCGTGGTCGACGGCCACGCCGCCCGCGGCGCCGTGCCGCCCGAGCAGCTCGAACGGCTGGTCGAAGGGACGTAA
- the pyrF gene encoding orotidine-5'-phosphate decarboxylase: MTAAFFERLGERIERIDSVVSVGLDADPDRIPEHLRERDLPQWAFNRRIIDATHEYAACYKPNAAFYESSEGWRSLRETVAYAHGKDVPVLLDAKRADIGNTTRQYANLLDEVDAITVNPYLGRDSLQPFLTRADKGVFVLCRTSNPGGADLQDLELASGEPVYERVAALADLWNEHGNVGLVVGATAPEELADLRKQVPDIPFLVPGVGAQGGDAEAAVEHGLADGVGLVNSSRGIIFAGEDRGESFAGAAGAAAKRLRTRLNQYRSDG; encoded by the coding sequence ATGACCGCGGCCTTCTTCGAGCGACTCGGCGAGCGGATCGAGCGGATCGACAGCGTCGTCTCGGTCGGCCTCGACGCCGACCCCGACCGGATTCCGGAGCATCTCCGCGAGAGGGACCTCCCGCAGTGGGCGTTCAACCGCCGGATCATCGACGCGACCCACGAGTACGCCGCCTGCTACAAGCCGAACGCGGCGTTCTACGAGAGCAGCGAGGGGTGGCGGTCGCTGCGGGAGACGGTCGCGTACGCCCACGGCAAGGACGTTCCGGTGCTGCTCGACGCAAAGCGCGCGGACATCGGGAACACGACCCGACAGTACGCCAACCTCCTCGACGAGGTCGACGCGATCACGGTCAACCCCTACCTGGGGCGGGACTCGCTGCAACCGTTCCTGACGCGCGCAGACAAGGGCGTGTTCGTGCTCTGCCGGACCTCGAACCCCGGCGGCGCCGACCTCCAGGACCTGGAACTCGCCTCGGGGGAGCCGGTCTACGAGCGGGTCGCCGCTTTGGCGGACCTCTGGAACGAACACGGCAACGTCGGGCTCGTGGTCGGCGCGACCGCGCCCGAGGAACTGGCCGACCTCCGCAAGCAGGTCCCCGACATTCCGTTCCTGGTCCCGGGCGTCGGCGCACAGGGCGGCGACGCCGAGGCGGCCGTCGAACACGGGCTGGCGGACGGCGTCGGCCTCGTGAACTCCTCGCGGGGGATCATCTTCGCGGGCGAAGACCGGGGGGAGTCGTTCGCGGGCGCGGCGGGCGCGGCGGCCAAGCGGCTCCGAACCCGGCTGAACCAGTACCGGTCGGACGGATAG
- a CDS encoding glutaredoxin family protein, with the protein MSIELYALDGCPYCEAVHDALADHGIDYETSWVEALHSERDAVKRVSGQRAVPVLIDDERGVTMSESENILTYIEQTLATDR; encoded by the coding sequence ATGAGCATCGAACTGTACGCGCTCGACGGCTGTCCGTACTGCGAGGCAGTCCACGACGCCCTGGCGGATCACGGGATCGACTACGAGACTTCCTGGGTCGAGGCGCTCCACTCCGAGCGCGACGCGGTAAAGCGGGTGAGCGGCCAGCGCGCGGTGCCCGTCCTGATCGACGACGAGCGGGGAGTCACGATGTCCGAGAGCGAGAACATCCTGACGTACATCGAGCAGACGCTCGCGACAGACCGATGA
- the nadC gene encoding carboxylating nicotinate-nucleotide diphosphorylase has translation MLTTETVERWLREDVGHRDVTNHVPGRTSGRLVATESGVVAGLDAAAAVFDYLDCDPTSTAASGDEVEAGETVFDVSGRARDVLRGERTAANLVGHAAGVATRTQRAVRAARTASESVRVAATRKTTPGLRGVEKRAVAAGGGDTHRLTLSGLVMVKDNHIAEMGLEAAVEFFRDRKSFATNLEVEVESPAAAVRAAEAGADVVLLDNLPPTEVREAVDKVPDGVATEASGGITLDSLPAYAETGVDVVSMGSLTHSAPSLDVSFRTDGR, from the coding sequence ATGCTGACGACTGAGACGGTCGAGCGGTGGCTCCGGGAGGACGTCGGCCACCGCGACGTGACGAACCACGTGCCGGGACGGACTTCCGGCCGGCTCGTCGCGACCGAATCGGGGGTCGTCGCCGGCCTCGACGCCGCGGCCGCGGTGTTCGACTACCTCGACTGTGACCCGACGTCGACCGCCGCCAGCGGCGACGAGGTCGAGGCCGGGGAGACGGTCTTCGACGTATCGGGGCGTGCCCGGGACGTGCTCCGCGGCGAGCGCACCGCCGCCAACCTCGTCGGCCACGCCGCGGGCGTTGCGACGCGGACCCAACGGGCGGTGCGCGCCGCCCGGACGGCCTCGGAGTCGGTCCGGGTGGCCGCGACGCGGAAGACCACCCCGGGGCTCCGCGGCGTCGAGAAGCGGGCGGTCGCGGCGGGCGGGGGCGACACCCACCGGCTCACCCTCTCGGGGCTGGTGATGGTGAAGGACAACCACATCGCGGAGATGGGGCTCGAAGCGGCCGTCGAGTTCTTTCGCGACCGGAAGTCCTTCGCGACCAACCTGGAGGTTGAAGTCGAATCCCCGGCGGCGGCGGTCCGTGCGGCCGAGGCGGGGGCCGACGTGGTGCTCCTCGATAACCTCCCGCCGACCGAGGTCCGGGAGGCGGTCGACAAGGTACCGGACGGCGTCGCAACCGAGGCCAGCGGCGGGATCACGCTCGACTCGCTCCCGGCGTACGCCGAGACCGGCGTCGACGTGGTCTCGATGGGGTCGTTGACGCACAGCGCGCCGAGCCTCGACGTGTCGTTCCGGACCGACGGCCGCTGA
- a CDS encoding lactate racemase domain-containing protein — translation MEFPDADTVDAALPEVRFPTFARVAYDPATPELDDVRGATREAVASLPLSDVPAGGTVAVGLGSRGIHDIQPIAETVVAELSTAGYDPVVVPAMGSHGGSTAAGQRRTLAALGLTEEALGCPIDARMDAEAVGSTDRGHEVSVASAALAADGIVVVNRVKPHTNFSGRVESGLSKMLTVGLGKRAGARAFHEAAVTHGYVDTIERALDVVRDNASVIGGVAVVENFHDRTAHVEGIPAADLPDAEADLLDRAREYLPTLPVDDLDALVVEKIGKDVSGSGMDTNVIGRYGVVNAADPATPDIDRIAVLGLTEATHGNGHGIGLADVTTAGVAAELDLDQMYTNALTSGSLSRSSIPIVLPSDRHALRAAVATAGHYDPATARIAWVRDTSHLSSFRVSEALLEEVGDAVTVECRERLTFEGGDAGFDPVDE, via the coding sequence ATGGAGTTCCCCGACGCCGACACCGTCGACGCCGCCCTCCCCGAGGTCCGGTTCCCGACGTTCGCGCGGGTGGCCTACGACCCCGCGACGCCCGAACTCGACGACGTCCGTGGGGCGACGCGGGAGGCGGTCGCATCGCTGCCGCTCTCGGATGTCCCCGCGGGCGGCACCGTCGCCGTCGGCCTCGGGAGCCGCGGGATCCACGACATCCAGCCGATCGCCGAGACGGTGGTCGCGGAGCTGTCGACCGCGGGGTACGACCCGGTGGTGGTGCCCGCGATGGGGAGCCACGGCGGGTCGACGGCGGCGGGCCAGCGCCGGACGCTCGCGGCACTCGGGCTGACCGAAGAGGCGCTGGGGTGTCCGATCGACGCGCGGATGGACGCCGAGGCCGTCGGGTCGACCGACCGCGGCCACGAGGTGTCGGTCGCGTCCGCCGCCTTGGCGGCCGACGGGATCGTCGTCGTCAACCGGGTGAAGCCGCACACCAACTTCTCCGGGCGGGTCGAAAGCGGGCTCTCGAAGATGCTCACCGTCGGCCTCGGGAAGCGGGCCGGCGCGCGGGCGTTCCACGAGGCCGCCGTGACCCACGGCTACGTCGACACCATCGAACGGGCACTCGACGTCGTCCGCGACAACGCCTCGGTCATCGGCGGCGTCGCGGTCGTGGAGAACTTCCACGACCGGACGGCGCACGTGGAGGGCATCCCCGCGGCCGACCTCCCCGACGCCGAGGCCGACCTCTTAGACCGGGCGCGGGAGTACCTGCCGACGCTCCCCGTCGACGACCTCGACGCTCTCGTGGTCGAGAAGATCGGCAAGGACGTGTCGGGATCGGGGATGGACACGAACGTGATCGGCCGGTACGGTGTCGTGAACGCCGCCGACCCCGCGACGCCCGACATCGATCGGATCGCCGTGCTCGGACTGACGGAGGCAACCCACGGCAACGGCCACGGCATCGGGCTGGCGGACGTGACGACCGCCGGCGTCGCTGCCGAACTCGATCTCGACCAGATGTACACCAACGCGCTGACCAGCGGGTCGCTGTCGCGCTCGTCGATCCCGATCGTCCTCCCCTCCGACCGCCACGCGCTCCGCGCCGCGGTGGCGACCGCCGGGCACTACGACCCTGCAACGGCCCGGATCGCGTGGGTCCGCGACACCTCGCACCTGTCGTCGTTCCGCGTCTCCGAGGCACTCCTCGAAGAGGTCGGCGACGCGGTAACCGTCGAGTGCCGGGAGCGGCTGACGTTCGAGGGCGGTGATGCGGGGTTTGACCCGGTCGACGAGTAG
- a CDS encoding zinc finger HIT domain-containing protein has protein sequence MSVTGLCQVCETREAEYACHQCGAAVCPVHFEQDRGVCVHCGDPNGTEDVFAETDGDRDVPGFR, from the coding sequence ATGAGTGTCACGGGGCTCTGTCAGGTATGCGAGACCCGGGAAGCCGAGTACGCCTGCCACCAGTGCGGGGCGGCAGTGTGTCCGGTACACTTCGAGCAGGACCGCGGCGTCTGTGTCCACTGCGGCGACCCGAACGGGACCGAGGACGTGTTCGCCGAGACCGACGGCGACCGCGACGTGCCGGGGTTCCGGTAG
- the hmgA gene encoding hydroxymethylglutaryl-CoA reductase (NADPH) translates to MTDAAALAARVREGELRLHELDDHADPDVAAAARRHLVESETDASLDAVGNYGFPAAAAEPNVENMIGAVQVPLGVAGPVAVDGGAADGEAFLPLATTEGALLASVNRGCSVLNAAGGATARIIKSGMTRAPVFRVADVVEAEALVEWVRDNVDRLRAAAAETTNHGELLDVTPYVVGNSVYLRFRYDTKDAMGMNMATIATEAACDVVEAETEASLVALSGNLCTDKKPAAINAVEGRGRSVTADVTVPREVVEDRLHTTPEAIAELNTRKNLIGSAKAGSLGFNAHVANVVAAMFLATGQDEAQVVEGANAITTAEVRRAEASAGSDGDLYVSVSLSSLEVGTVGGGTKLPTQAEALDVLGIRGGGDPPGSNADAFAEYIAAGALAGELSLLSALASQHLSSAHAELGR, encoded by the coding sequence ATGACAGACGCCGCAGCCCTCGCGGCCCGCGTCCGCGAGGGGGAGCTTCGGCTGCACGAACTGGACGATCACGCCGACCCCGACGTCGCCGCCGCGGCGCGCCGCCACCTCGTCGAGTCCGAGACCGACGCCTCGCTCGACGCGGTCGGCAACTACGGCTTCCCCGCGGCCGCCGCCGAACCCAACGTCGAGAACATGATCGGCGCGGTCCAGGTGCCGCTGGGGGTCGCCGGTCCCGTCGCCGTCGACGGCGGCGCCGCCGACGGGGAGGCGTTCCTCCCGCTTGCGACGACCGAGGGCGCGCTGCTGGCGAGCGTCAACCGCGGGTGCTCGGTGCTCAACGCCGCGGGCGGCGCCACCGCCCGGATCATCAAGTCCGGGATGACCCGCGCGCCGGTGTTCCGGGTCGCCGACGTGGTCGAGGCGGAGGCCTTAGTCGAGTGGGTCCGCGACAACGTCGACCGGCTTCGGGCGGCGGCCGCCGAAACCACGAACCACGGCGAACTCCTCGATGTCACCCCGTACGTCGTCGGCAACTCCGTCTACCTCCGGTTCCGGTACGACACCAAGGACGCGATGGGCATGAACATGGCCACGATCGCGACCGAGGCCGCCTGCGACGTGGTCGAAGCCGAGACCGAGGCGTCGCTGGTGGCGCTGTCCGGGAACCTGTGTACCGACAAGAAGCCCGCCGCGATCAACGCGGTCGAGGGGCGGGGCCGGAGCGTGACCGCGGACGTCACCGTTCCCCGGGAGGTCGTCGAGGATCGGCTCCACACGACTCCCGAAGCGATCGCCGAGCTGAACACCCGGAAGAACCTGATCGGGTCGGCGAAGGCCGGAAGCCTGGGGTTCAACGCCCACGTCGCGAACGTGGTGGCGGCGATGTTCCTCGCGACCGGCCAGGACGAAGCGCAGGTGGTCGAGGGCGCGAACGCGATCACCACCGCCGAGGTCCGCAGGGCCGAAGCGTCAGCGGGGTCGGACGGCGACCTCTACGTGTCGGTGTCGCTGTCGTCGCTGGAGGTCGGCACCGTCGGCGGCGGGACGAAGCTCCCGACGCAGGCGGAGGCGCTCGACGTGCTCGGGATCCGCGGCGGCGGCGACCCGCCGGGGTCGAACGCCGACGCGTTCGCGGAGTACATCGCTGCGGGCGCGCTGGCGGGGGAACTCTCCCTGCTGTCGGCGCTTGCGTCCCAACACCTCTCCAGCGCCCACGCCGAACTCGGGCGGTAA
- the nadA gene encoding quinolinate synthase NadA codes for MAELETAGFESDLSLFKYDNLERLPEEYRDLTEADRAARIESAREALGDDVIVLGHNYQRREIVDHADFIGDSYELSKRAANSEAEYVVFAGVTFMAESADIITDDDQTVLLPSMEASCPMAGMAEALQVDAAWQRIDDATGDREVIPVTYMNSYADLKAFCAEQGGLVCTSSNAADAFEWALDRGDAVLFLPDKHLGRNTAAELGIDPDAVAEWDPWSADAPDAADAAGADVVLWDGYCQVHERFEVDHVETVREDHGANVIVHPECRREVVVAADAAGSTSQICETIADAAPGETWAVGTEIHLVNHLQRWHPEVNVLPLCGDACMDCNAMRQIDPNYLTWLLESLAEGTVHNEVAVAPEEKELAATALDRMLEL; via the coding sequence ATGGCAGAGCTAGAAACCGCCGGCTTCGAATCCGACCTGAGTCTGTTCAAGTACGACAACCTCGAACGACTCCCGGAGGAGTACCGGGACCTCACCGAGGCCGACCGCGCCGCCCGGATCGAGTCCGCACGCGAGGCGCTGGGCGACGACGTGATCGTCCTCGGCCACAACTACCAGCGCCGCGAGATCGTCGACCACGCCGACTTCATCGGCGATTCCTACGAACTCTCGAAACGCGCTGCGAACTCCGAGGCCGAGTACGTCGTGTTCGCCGGCGTGACGTTCATGGCTGAAAGCGCCGACATCATCACCGACGACGACCAGACCGTGCTCCTCCCGTCGATGGAGGCGTCGTGTCCGATGGCGGGGATGGCGGAGGCGCTACAGGTCGACGCGGCCTGGCAGCGGATCGACGACGCGACCGGCGACCGCGAGGTGATCCCGGTCACGTATATGAACTCCTACGCCGACCTGAAGGCCTTCTGCGCCGAGCAGGGCGGGCTAGTCTGTACCTCCTCGAATGCGGCCGACGCCTTCGAGTGGGCCCTCGACCGCGGGGACGCGGTCCTGTTTCTGCCAGACAAACACCTCGGCCGCAACACCGCTGCGGAGCTCGGCATCGACCCCGACGCCGTCGCGGAGTGGGACCCTTGGAGCGCGGACGCCCCAGACGCGGCCGACGCCGCGGGCGCGGATGTGGTGCTGTGGGACGGCTACTGCCAGGTCCACGAGCGGTTCGAGGTCGACCACGTCGAGACAGTCAGGGAGGACCACGGTGCCAACGTGATCGTCCACCCCGAGTGCCGCCGGGAGGTCGTCGTCGCGGCCGACGCCGCGGGGTCGACGAGCCAGATCTGCGAGACGATCGCCGACGCGGCGCCCGGCGAGACCTGGGCGGTCGGCACCGAGATCCACCTCGTGAACCACCTACAGCGGTGGCACCCCGAGGTGAACGTGCTCCCGCTGTGCGGCGACGCGTGTATGGACTGCAACGCGATGCGACAGATCGACCCGAACTACCTGACGTGGCTGCTGGAATCGCTCGCCGAGGGGACGGTTCACAACGAGGTGGCCGTCGCCCCGGAGGAGAAGGAACTGGCGGCGACCGCCCTCGACCGGATGCTCGAACTATGA
- the icd gene encoding isocitrate dehydrogenase (NADP(+)) has product MSYDQVTVPEEGSKITLADPETGELDVPDTPIIPIIHGDGIGTDVGPAAQQVLDAAAEATGRSVAWMRLYAGSAARETYDENLPEDTVDAIREHRAAIKGPLTTPVGSGFRSLNVALRQKLDLYANVRPTYYLDGVPSPVKNPEEMDMVTFRENTEDVYAGIEWEAETDGVAEVKSFVEGMGYDEIFHDGPIGIGVKPITEFGTKRLVRQAIEYALENDREKVTLVHKGNIMKFTEGAFRDWGYELVEAEYGDVAITEEELWEAYDGEAPDDKLVVNDRIADNMLQQLLTRTGEYDVIATMNLNGDYLSDAAGAQIGGLGIAPGANFGDGLCLAEPVHGSAPKYAGEDKVNPTAMILSGRLLFEYLGWNDAGALIRDAVEATIASGEVTYDLHRQIEGGTKLATSEFADAVVERIHDLA; this is encoded by the coding sequence ATGAGCTACGATCAGGTCACGGTCCCCGAGGAGGGATCGAAGATCACGCTCGCCGATCCGGAGACCGGCGAGTTGGACGTTCCGGACACTCCCATCATCCCGATCATCCACGGGGACGGCATCGGGACCGACGTCGGCCCCGCCGCCCAGCAGGTGCTCGACGCCGCCGCGGAGGCGACCGGCCGGTCGGTCGCGTGGATGCGGCTCTACGCCGGCAGCGCCGCCCGCGAGACGTACGACGAGAACCTCCCCGAGGATACGGTCGACGCCATCCGCGAGCACCGCGCCGCGATCAAGGGCCCGCTCACGACGCCGGTGGGCTCCGGGTTCCGCTCTTTGAACGTCGCGCTCCGCCAGAAGCTCGACCTCTACGCCAACGTCCGACCCACCTACTACCTCGACGGCGTCCCCTCGCCGGTGAAGAACCCCGAGGAGATGGACATGGTCACCTTCCGGGAGAACACCGAGGACGTCTACGCCGGCATCGAGTGGGAGGCGGAAACCGACGGCGTCGCGGAGGTCAAGTCGTTCGTCGAGGGAATGGGGTACGACGAGATCTTCCACGACGGCCCGATCGGGATCGGCGTCAAACCGATCACGGAGTTCGGAACGAAGCGGCTGGTCCGGCAGGCGATCGAGTACGCCCTGGAGAACGACCGCGAAAAGGTGACCCTGGTCCACAAGGGAAACATCATGAAGTTCACCGAGGGCGCGTTCCGCGATTGGGGCTACGAACTCGTTGAAGCGGAGTACGGCGACGTCGCGATCACCGAAGAGGAACTCTGGGAGGCGTACGACGGCGAGGCGCCCGACGACAAACTGGTCGTCAACGATCGGATCGCGGACAATATGCTCCAGCAGCTGCTGACCCGGACCGGCGAGTACGACGTCATCGCGACGATGAACCTCAACGGCGACTACCTCTCGGACGCCGCGGGCGCCCAGATCGGCGGCCTCGGGATCGCCCCCGGCGCCAACTTCGGCGACGGGCTGTGTCTCGCGGAGCCGGTCCACGGCTCCGCGCCGAAGTACGCCGGCGAGGACAAGGTCAACCCCACCGCGATGATCCTCTCGGGCCGGCTGCTGTTCGAGTACCTCGGGTGGAACGACGCCGGCGCCCTGATCCGCGACGCCGTCGAGGCCACCATCGCCTCCGGCGAGGTCACCTACGACCTCCACCGACAGATCGAGGGCGGCACGAAGCTTGCCACCTCGGAGTTCGCCGACGCCGTCGTCGAGCGGATTCACGACCTAGCCTGA
- a CDS encoding L-aspartate oxidase, giving the protein MTRETDVLVIGSGIAGCAAALAAAREGADVLVATKATEPEDAATDWAQGGVAVTGSDPEAFRADIRAASDGTADPDAVDVLVSNAREAVADVLVDTLDVPFDGAPPGADVDAYDRGREAAHSESRILHVNAATGSHVLRPFLAHLSERPGVTFLEDAMALDLLTHEGRVHGASVLRDGAVEPTFAGATVLATGGIGACYRTTTNPDGATGDGVAMAAFAGARIADMQYVQFHPTAYPGPDPFLVSEAVRGEGAVLRNAAGERFMPAVHDDAELAPRDVVARAVADERAGGGEVRLDVSPLDPGFETAFPDLADLCADRGIDPADGIPVAPAEHYLCGGVAVDDRGHTTLDRLYAAGECARTGVHGANRLASTSLLEGLVWGLRAGESAAAAGAVEPIETPDPLDRDPGLPDAFADAKYERLRETMESAVGLTRTRSELERARSTLRRLKGEVDAYTRTRVSRSLYELRNAAVCGLLVARAASEAPSAGCHHVVDADDRDAGHGAQYADD; this is encoded by the coding sequence ATGACCCGGGAGACCGATGTCTTAGTGATCGGCTCGGGCATCGCCGGCTGCGCCGCGGCGCTCGCGGCCGCCCGCGAGGGCGCGGACGTGCTCGTCGCCACGAAGGCGACCGAGCCCGAGGACGCCGCCACCGACTGGGCCCAGGGCGGCGTCGCGGTCACCGGCAGCGACCCCGAGGCGTTCCGGGCGGACATCCGCGCCGCCAGCGACGGCACCGCCGACCCCGACGCGGTCGACGTGCTGGTGTCGAACGCCCGCGAGGCCGTGGCGGACGTGCTCGTCGACACCCTCGACGTCCCGTTCGACGGCGCGCCCCCGGGTGCCGACGTCGACGCCTACGACCGCGGGCGGGAGGCCGCCCACTCGGAATCCCGGATCCTCCACGTGAACGCCGCCACCGGCTCACACGTGCTCCGGCCGTTCCTCGCCCACCTCAGCGAGCGTCCGGGCGTCACGTTCCTGGAGGACGCGATGGCGCTGGACCTGCTCACACACGAGGGGCGGGTCCACGGCGCGTCGGTGCTGCGGGACGGCGCCGTCGAGCCGACCTTCGCGGGCGCGACCGTCCTCGCGACCGGCGGGATCGGAGCGTGTTACCGAACCACGACCAACCCCGACGGCGCGACCGGCGACGGGGTCGCGATGGCGGCGTTCGCGGGCGCCCGGATCGCGGACATGCAGTACGTGCAGTTCCACCCGACCGCCTACCCCGGCCCCGACCCGTTCCTGGTCAGCGAGGCGGTCCGCGGCGAGGGGGCGGTCCTCCGGAACGCCGCAGGCGAGCGATTTATGCCCGCGGTCCACGACGACGCCGAACTCGCCCCGCGGGACGTCGTCGCCCGCGCCGTCGCCGACGAGCGGGCAGGCGGCGGCGAGGTCCGACTCGACGTCTCGCCGCTCGATCCCGGCTTCGAGACGGCGTTTCCCGACCTCGCGGACCTGTGTGCCGACCGGGGGATCGACCCCGCCGACGGCATCCCCGTCGCGCCCGCCGAACACTACCTCTGCGGCGGGGTCGCGGTCGACGACCGCGGCCACACCACGCTCGATCGGCTCTACGCGGCCGGCGAGTGCGCCCGCACGGGCGTCCACGGCGCGAACCGGCTGGCCTCCACCAGCCTGCTCGAAGGGCTGGTCTGGGGGCTCCGGGCGGGCGAGTCGGCGGCGGCCGCGGGGGCGGTCGAGCCGATCGAGACCCCGGACCCGCTCGACCGCGACCCCGGACTGCCGGACGCCTTCGCGGACGCGAAATACGAACGGCTCCGGGAGACGATGGAGTCGGCGGTCGGCCTCACGCGGACCCGTTCGGAACTGGAGCGGGCGCGGTCGACCCTCAGGCGGTTGAAAGGCGAGGTCGACGCGTACACCCGAACCCGCGTGTCGCGGTCGCTGTACGAACTGCGGAACGCCGCGGTGTGTGGCCTTCTCGTCGCCCGCGCGGCGAGCGAGGCCCCCTCGGCGGGGTGTCACCACGTCGTCGACGCCGACGACCGCGACGCCGGCCACGGGGCCCAGTATGCTGACGACTGA